The genomic stretch CAGTGATATATTTGATATTATtcttgtattttaaaaaaagggtACACTTAAAATTCCAATTTTTGCACAAATGGTGATGGACACTCACTCATTTTTGTCTCTTAGGGGCATCATGTTTCTGACCAGTTATTCCAGGTGTGAACACTGGTCTTTTGGCCAGTGCCATAAATGCTTTCACATGGCACAACAGAATTCAACTCTTTTTTTCCTATttagatttttacattttcagttttaaaacaaatgtaatctGTTCTCCCCCAGCATTTTGCTACAtattattagttattttaaaaagtaactgtataaaatataaaatgaaaatataataaccTTCAACAGTCAGAGAAACTGTGTGTGGGTATCCGTACGCTCCGTCCTTAAGAGAGCATCTAAACAAGCCAGAGTCAGAGAATCTGACATTGTTGATGCTCAGAGAGAGGTCCCCCTTTTTGTAACCTTCTGTTGACACCATGGCCCTCTGCTCAAACCCAGAACCATACGAAATCACTCCATTCTCCAGTTTCACCACCAACTTGGTGTCTTTTTCCCACTGAATGTAGATGGAGGACAAGTCTGAGTATTTGTCCGTTTCAGCGAAGCATGGAAGCGTTGCCTGAGCTCCAACAGACACATTTACAACAGTGAGAACtgtaatgaaacataaaaacaataataaatatcaaTTTCATAAGCTTAATCAAATTTCAgttctaaaataaaaatcttattATTGTTGGACCTGGAAGTGTTATATTGGAGTATATTCTCCTTCCAATGGAACAACTAACTTCTACATTTGGGGTTAATTCTGAATTTAAAAATCCTGTGTAGTCCAGGCCCAGACCCTGTCCAGGAAACTGACCTGTAGTCCTATATTTCCAGGCATGGATTAAGTCCAGACATGGCCCAGCTTTGATTAATCAAGTCCTTGGAGGCTACATCTGTTGTGTTCAATGTAGTTTTACTCCTTGATGTTATATGAAcactttggacactgagtgcAGTCCACTGGAAAAGCTTAAGGTCAGAACTTACCTAGAATGTCTAGCTTCTGGTCACAATGGTCCTTTCCATCACACATTGTGTAGTACCAGCCTCGGTCATTGTACCCAACAGACAATATAATCAAGGAAATATCTCCCCTTCTGATTTTCTCTTCAGAGCATTCAGTCCTGCCCTCGAACTCAGGAGCAACAGTACATTTCCCTCCAGAAAACCGAAGGATCTCTTTGTTATTAGTCAGCCATTTTACTGTAGTGCAGTTCTGTTTACAAGAAATGGTGGCACTGTGTCCAAGCTTTACTGTAACTGCATTGATGACTGAAACAACAGCAAGCAGGActggaaaagaaaatacatttagtGTTAAGTGAAATCATTTCAAGAACAAGACGAAATACACTTTTCTGAAGATCTCACTgtatggacacctgctcatccaatatATCTTCTATAATCagtagtataaacaaagaggcTGTTTTTCACAGCagttctgctcttctgggaatgtTTTATGCCAGGGCTCTCAGGTACTCAAGTTGATTAATTACGTTTGCGTAATTGGAAGAAACTTAGTCATAATAGTTTTATTGCTCCACACTTCAATGTCACATGGAGCTTACAAACTCTCCCAGTTACACTGAGAGCATTGTGTGTTACACTAAGCTATGAACATGGTGTgtctaaaacaaataataaagaacattttacagtaaatgtgtAACCTGTTACTCCAATGTTAAGAGATCGATGcacaacaattaaaaaattgccaattaaaaaaataaagctatAAGCTTTGTATCAATTTCAGGATTCAAATGATCTATTATTCAGGACATTCCCATCAGACCGCAACTCACAAACTTCCCCCTCAGTTAACTGGAAGGAGAGTGTTGGGGTGTCCCCTGTTGACTTGGTTAAATCTACACCTTCTGTCACTTCTCGTCACTGAATCACTGCCAGTAGTGATTTTCATTAATTTGACTTAAAAATGTTTATCTAGTCTTATTTATACCGACAAATTGACATGTGAGGGGACACTTGCTGTGTCTATGTTTGGAGCAATATGTCAAATTTGATcgaaataacaaacaaaacccaaaGCTGGTGAATCGTTCCAGTTTATACAAgtttatctgtttatctgtGAAAGTTAACAGTTTCAATTTTTCTTTGTGTATCAGGTGTAAATGTAAGCTAGAGATCGTTTTTAACAAATGGATTTAATTCAAAGTCAATGAGAAGTTTTTAATGGTAAGTCTGGAGTCTCCTGGAATGTAAGACATGTTTGGAGTGGTTTTTCAACTTGATCAAactaacaaaaaatgtataattaatcCTGTAAAACAAAGCCAAAATGTCCCAATAATAAAATGTGATCACTAACATGTCCCATGGGTGTCTGCAGGGGAGTGAGATCTGACTTGTATCATGTAAAGGAAAGATAAGATAAACCTGGAGTTTTAGTTGAATTCTGAGTTGCGGTGTGTGTGAAAACTCACCCAAAGTGATATATATCCACTGTCCATGCAGCATTGTCTGCAAAACAAAACTTCACAAGTGAAAAGAATCTAGAGCCACACTGAATTTACATGATTATTCTAAAACTGACAGCAGTACCTCGTGTTCCTGTTTTActctttcactttcactttgaACAAGAGCTGTGACTGTCTTCCAAGCAATGGTGCGGGGTCgtggggtgggtgggggatTGTAAACCATGTGAATGTACTCTATATAGTGGAATTATACACTATAAATTTAAGAGGCTGATCAATcagtctctcttgctctctctctcagcagttcCCTTTTAAAAAaggtatattttaattaattaatttattgtctgtaaccacttgtccacttcagggtcacagtgggtccaaagcctacctggaatcactgggtgcaaggtgggaacacaccctggagtgggtaccagtccttcacagcgtgatacacactcacacattcaccacattcactcacacactcccacctatggacaattttgagtagccaaaccacctaccaatttttatgtgtgtgtgtttgtgtgtgtttttttttttttttttttttggaccatggtaGGAAactcacgtggacacagggagaacacacctcctcacaggTTTCACCCAAagcgggacttaaacccacaacctccaggtccctggagccgtgtgactgtgacactaccccTATATTCgaattcattttattaattaaacttAAGTTGAATTATATTCCCCTGAAAATGTGTCCGTATTATACAAGTACACATCCGATCAGTACCCAAAAATTTTAActctacatatttatttttaattttgaaaaaatatacTAATGGCTCTCTGGAATAAACTTCTTTGTAAAGGTTTTCATATGTACAACATGCATTTAATACTCATCAGACACAATAAAACCACTGACGGGTAAAGTGAATAACACTGGTGATATCATTCCTGTGCCCCCTGCCGTGCAGCATGTGAACAATCTGTTCATGAAGTTGATGTTGGAAGGAGGAATAATGGCCAAGTGTAAGGATCTGAGTGACTTTAACTAAGGCCAAATTGTGAtagtcataatgttttggtaaGTCATTCTCCAAAACAGCAGGGATTTAGGTATGAAGTGGATGGTACCTACCAAAACTAGTCCAAGTACAGGCAACAAGGTCATGGACTACAGCTGGGGGCTGGAACAGACGGGGAAGCCTTGCGCATCAATGaccctgtcttttttttcccactggACACAACACCTCTCTTAATAGTTTGAATTTTATGTCCAAAGAACATTACACCTTTCTTAGAGCCATAAATAATATCTCctgaaggttttgaagaaatttttaagggaaaaaaattatagtAGTTATCCATTTGAAGAATGTGTTTTACGTATGTGTATATCATAGTCTGTGACTAGAAACTCATTGTCATTTTACATAAGAGTTTAGTCTTCTTGTGTATGGTTAGTTGTATGTGCAAAGTTATATTAAAGTCATATCTCTatgtatataaaaaacacacaaagtatgaggtaaatataaatatttattgtaaatgtttaccaagcaaaaataagtacatttgtgtgtttttgttcagtgttaaaacaaatatattgcaGAGTTGAAAACAATTTAGAAAGACTAGAAAgagtagaaaaaaacaaaagtacaAAAAGTGAAGAACATAAAAGCAAACACAAAAAGGACATAAATAAACAAGTTAAACATTACATATTCATATTTGAAATCTAAAGGTCACTGTTGTGTGgttgaatttatttattaaatacccTACTGGTTCTGTAAATTCGCCAACTTCATTAAACCACAATttggatataaataaataataaataatagctAATTTTTAAACTACTGCTGAAGTGCAAATTATCCGAAGTCCTATCTATAGGACTATTGCTTTTGTTATTTTGGTTTCTTCATCTCATAGCAAATTTTGAAAATATCAGCTGTTTTTCA from Hoplias malabaricus isolate fHopMal1 chromosome 2, fHopMal1.hap1, whole genome shotgun sequence encodes the following:
- the LOC136687465 gene encoding uncharacterized protein isoform X1, whose product is MLHGQWIYITLVLLAVVSVINAVTVKLGHSATISCKQNCTTVKWLTNNKEILRFSGGKCTVAPEFEGRTECSEEKIRRGDISLIILSVGYNDRGWYYTMCDGKDHCDQKLDILVLTVVNVSVGAQATLPCFAETDKYSDLSSIYIQWEKDTKLVVKLENGVISYGSGFEQRAMVSTEGYKKGDLSLSINNVRFSDSGLFRCSLKDGAYGYPHTVSLTVEVHRFEHYIKEGDSVSLDLVLPTPVMMHFSQDNRKTAESWMCTKPKEDYFHCKPDYEQRASILNNAVVLSKLSESDSGMYTITDIRTNEVVGVHKLTVIGMTSVITSVVVVSIFVGVLVFVLGALFGVRVQKRREQTTREKNGHFSVEQSECNNMTSKPWTEKTESLHSQPEDQEVDVQNYM
- the LOC136687465 gene encoding uncharacterized protein isoform X2, producing the protein MLHGQWIYITLVLLAVVSVINAVTVKLGHSATISCKQNCTTVKWLTNNKEILRFSGGKCTVAPEFEGRTECSEEKIRRGDISLIILSVGYNDRGWYYTMCDGKDHCDQKLDILVLTVVNVSVGAQATLPCFAETDKYSDLSSIYIQWEKDTKLVVKLENGVISYGSGFEQRAMVSTEGYKKGDLSLSINNVRFSDSGLFRCSLKDGAYGYPHTVSLTVEVHRFEHYIKEGDSVSLDLVLPTPVMMHFSQDNRKTAESWMCTKPKEDYFHCKPDYEQRASILNNAVVLSKLSESDSGMYTITDIRTNEVVGVHKLTVIGMTSVITSVVVVSIFVGVLVFVLGALFGVRVQKRREQTTREKNGHFSVEQSECNNMTSKPWTEKTESLHSQPEDQE